The genomic DNA GACAGTGGTTCATGTATACTTAAAGGTGATGGTTGACAATGCTGAAGTTGTTATATTGACATCTTTTCCTTACCGTGTGGGTGTGTACTCTGTAACTCAAATTTTCGACCAATTAGTCTAACTGTTGAAGTCCTTCAGGAAGTATTATGAATAAAGAGAAGACAGTGGAGTTGTTTAGCTTTACTTCCTCTAATGGAATTTATATCTTTATCTTGGAAGAGAACATGAAAGGAGACCTTGAAGAATACTTAGGGATTACAAGTTGTATCAACAGAGAATGATAATCCTGCTGCATCATGTTCCTTAATCACTGTCAAACTTGCACAATTTAGCAGACTTGTCAAGTTTGCACAATCTGAACAGGCTTGTCAAACTCGCGCAATCTGAATGGACTTCTGAAGCGCCATGAGGAGGCTCCTCATGATCCTGGGCTCCCCAGGCGGCTCCATGTCCTTCATAGCACCGTTCCTGATGGCTCGGAACACAAACCCAGAGCCGTCTGTCGCCGGAGACACCAGGCAGTCGATGTAGGCCAGCAGCGAGGTCGCACCGTCGTCGATCCCGATGAACCCTAGCCTGATCCCACCCTCCACCTTGTCCACCTGTTTGCACATGAAAAATTGTATCAACTGAAGGTATCTGAAGTATCAACCATATCGTCAGCTCTCGGGTCGCCATACCTTGATAGGCACTGGCAGTGGCAACATGGCGCCTTGGCAGAGACTGTTCCCCCACTGCCAAACAGGTTCGAAATAAACATCAGTTCTACCAAGCAGTTCAACTGAAGGTCCAAGCTGAGACTGAGAGATAAGACCAGGCATATCATACAACACGGCTCAAGGAATGCTTACTACTGACCTGAAAGAGCAACCCCTCGAACCGAGCGACGTCGATGTTGGCCGGCAGCTTCACGGTGCCGAGGCTGACCCCGTCGTCGTCGGCCGGCACAATGCCGCCCTTCCCCGGCACGGCGCACGGCGGCTTCACGGTCACCCTTGCCCTGAAACTGGGGAGCTTCGCGGCCTTGTTCCAGCCTCCGGCTTGGAAGCAACTGGAAGTGTGCTTCGGAAGCGTCCCTGAGGAGCAGGAGGATGTGATCCTGTGGACCAACAGCTGCCTTGCAGTCGCAGCTGCCATGTTCTTTCCTTTCTGGGGAGGGACGGAGGCAGGATGGAGATTCAGGCTTGAGAGAGCACAATATCAGGGCCGGTTAATGAGTGCTGCCGATTAACCTGCGGGGATGAGAAATGAATGGACAAGCTGGTGCCGCCAAGACAATTTTTGGTTGGTCGGGGCCTCTTCTTGTCTCGTGGTTCAGTGTTGCAACTAGCGACCGCGTATTCTCTAAAATTTATTAAGACAGAATGAAAGTTTCATATTTATCATGCATGCTAATCTATGGTTGAATGGTTAGATGGATAGTGGCATCCCCAGCCCATCAGGGTAGTCCTATTGCTTGCATTTATTTCATGATTTTCGGCGACGTGCGTTCAGTGCGAGGAAACGTTTCGGTTGACTACGAGGCACTTTTGATGAGTTTGTGAATCTCAAGATGACATGCCGGAtcagtctttcggaggtgctcatatgggtagggtgtgtgtgtatgtattcatagggatgagtgtatgcgcaTATATATGAGCCATGAGCCTGTACTGTGTTTTTTTTAAAAAGTATTATGCATGCCAACTAGGGATTTTTATTGAGGTGACACAACTAAACGAGGAGAGATGGGATTgagtatcatgatatgataccatATCATATTAAATGATGTACCAATATGTGTTATACATAATAATAAATGATGTCAATATGATATCAAGCTATGATAGTACTAGGCATTGTGAAGATAAAGTGTATCATATGATGTCTGTATATGATACTTCTCATTGTGACCCGCGTTAGATATATGGGTGTCGTCATGATGTGTTCTTTTAGAGATCAAGAGTGTCTTTTTGGGCCGACCATTTTTCTTGATTTTGAAAAAGCATTCCCTGGCTTTTAGTTTCGTTGTCCAACAATTTTAAtagttttttgtttttctatttctATTTTATTTCCTGTTTGTTTTCTCCTTTGCTGTATTCATTTTATTTTTTCACAAGCTAATTCATGAATCTCTACCGGAGGTAAATGATGGCCCGTCATCTAACTAATAACAGTTTTCACTTTGTGTTCATTAAATCACCATTAGAAAAATACTTGGCTCTTAAAACGGTAGCACATAAAAGTCGAGATTCTCAAGAAGACACGAGGCCTGCTTAGCCAACATCGCCAGTCCCAAAAATCCACCCTTCCTTAATTCATTGAGACACACATTTTTGACCAAGCCATCCAATGCATCCTTCTCAAATTATCCTCGTCTCCCCAGTGACATCGCATCAATAACTCATTTACGATTTTTTAAGAATTTTAAATACAGACATTGCACAAGTGGGAACGGCTTGAACAAAAGACTTGAGAAATATTTATTTTCCTCCAACGAATAAACATTTTGTTTCCAACCACTAGTTTTGTTTATGACATGATCATTTAAATACAGAAAAAAAAATCCAATTTATCCATTCCTACATTGACAGGCAAGCCTAAATATTTATCATTTAGGATCCCAGTCATGATATTCAGAGTTACACACATCTGCTCACTCAACTCGGCACTTGTATTAGGACCGAAGAATACGTTGGATTTATCAACACCGACCAAATGCCTGAAGCGGCACAATAGGAATCCAAAATTGACTTCAACGACTCAACATTATGCATATTGGCCTTCACG from Triticum urartu cultivar G1812 unplaced genomic scaffold, Tu2.1 TuUngrouped_contig_5350, whole genome shotgun sequence includes the following:
- the LOC125529114 gene encoding uncharacterized protein LOC125529114, translated to MAAATARQLLVHRITSSCSSGTLPKHTSSCFQAGGWNKAAKLPSFRARVTVKPPCAVPGKGGIVPADDDGVSLGTVKLPANIDVARFEGLLFQWGNSLCQGAMLPLPVPIKVDKVEGGIRLGFIGIDDGATSLLAYIDCLVSPATDGSGFVFRAIRNGAMKDMEPPGEPRIMRSLLMALQKSIQIARV